The Actinomadura graeca nucleotide sequence GGGGTGCGGACCAGCATGACGAGGTCGACGTCGCCGCCCACGAAGGCCAGGTGCTGGATGTAGGGCACCTCGCGGAGTTGCGCGGACACCTTGCGCCACGAGTTCTGCTCGATGTTGACCAGCACGTAGGCGGCGGTGCCGAGGCCCGCGCGGACGGGGTCGAGGCGGGTGGTGAACCCGGCGATGACGCCTTCGTCGATCAGGCGTTCGACGCGCGCGTAGACGTTGGAGCGGGAGACGCTGACGCGCCCGGCGAGGGCGCGCATCGACAGGCGGCCGTCGGCGCCGAGCTCGCGCAGGATGGCGCGGTCGACGTCGTCGAGGGGCGCGGCCGAACGTCCGGCGGGGGCCGGGGGTGGCAGGGTCCCCGGGGACAGATGGTCCATCGATGCTCCGTCTGCTGGCAAGTCGTCCTCGATTGAGGCCGGGTGTTGAGACTTATGGCCGTCCTGATTCATATTCCTACCATCGATGGAATCAGGAGGTGGGGCGTCCATGACGGGTCCGCAGCCGGAGACACTGCTTCCCTCGAAGGAGCCCGTGCGGTTCCTGACCGACACCGGCGCGGAGGCGCGAGGACGGTCCGCCTACGAGCGGCCCGGCCCGGAGCTGCTGCGCCGGGCGTACCGCGGCATGGTCATCGGGCGGCGGTTCGACGCCCAGGCCACGGCGCTGACCAAGCAGGGCCGGCTGGCCGTCTACCCGTCGAGCCACGGGCAGGAGGCCTGCCAGGTCGGGGCGGCCCTCGTGCTGTCGGACGGCGACTGGCTGTTCCCGACGTACCGGGAGTCGGTCGCACTGGTGGCGCGCGGGATCGATCCGGTGGAGGTGCTGTCGCTGCTCCGGGGCGACGCGCACTGCGGATACGACCCCGGCCGGCACCACACGGCGCCCCAGTGCACGCCGCTCGCGACGCAGACCGTCCACGCGGCGGGGCTGGCGTATGCCGAACGGCGCAAGGGGACGGGACGGGTCGCGCTCGCCTGCGTGGGCGACGGCGGGACGAGCGAGGGCGACTTCCACGAGGCCCTCAATTTCGCCGCCGTCTTCAAGGCACCGGTCGTGTTCCTGGTCCAGAACAACCACTACGCCATTTCCGTGCCGCTGGATCGCCAGACCGCGGCGCCTTCGCTGGCGTACAAGGGCGTGGGTTACGGGGTGCGTTCCGAAAGGGTGGACGGAAACGACCCGGTGGCGGTGCTCGCGGTGCTGTCCGCGGCGGTCGAGCACGCGCGGTCGGGTGCCGGGCCCTTTCTCGTCGAGGCGCACACCTACCGGCTTGAGGCGCACACGAACGCCGACGACGCGTCCCGTTACCGGAGCGAGGCGGAGGCGGAGGAATGGCGGCGGCGCGATCCGGTCGCGCGGCTGGAGGTGTTCCTGCGCGGGCGCGGCGAATTGACGGACGAGGACGTCGCAGCCGCCGCCGCGGAGGCCGAGGAGTACGCCGCGCGGCTGCGGGAGCGGATGAACGCCGATCCCGAACTGGTCCCGATGGGGCTGTTCGACCACGTCTACAGCGCGCCGACCGCGCAGCTGGACGAGCAGCGGGCGATGCTGCGCACCGAGATCGAGGCCGAGGAGGCGCTGTCATGACGACCATGGCCCAGGCGCTGAACACCGCGCTCCGCGACGCGATGGACGACGATGAGCGGGTCGTGGTCTTCGGCGAGGACGTCGGCGCGCTCGGCGGGGTCTTCCGGATCACCGACGGGCTGGCGCAGAAGTTCGGCGACGACCGCTGCTTCGACACGCCCCTCGCGGAGGCGGGGATCGTCGGCTTCGCGGTCGGAATGGCCATGGGCGGTTTCCGGCCGGTGGTCGAGATGCAGTTCGACGCGTTCGCGTATCCGGCCTTCGAGCAGATCGCCTCCCATGTGGCGAAGACGCGCAACCGCACGCGCGGGCGGATCGGGCTGCCGCTCGTCATCCGCATTCCGTATGCGGGCGGGATCGGCGGCGTCGAGCACCACTGCGATTCCAGTGAGGCGTATTACGCCCACACGCCGGGATTGAAGGTCGTCACTCCTGCGACGGTCGAGGACGCCTACTCGCTGCTGCGGGAGGCCGTCGAAGACCCCGATCCCGTCGTTTTCCTGGAGCCGAAGAAGCTCTACTGGTCGAAATCCGATGTCGTGCTTCCGGTGCGGGCGGAGCCTTTCGGCCGCGCCGCCGTCCGGCGTCCCGGCGGGGACGTCACGGTCGTCGCGTACGGGCCGAGCGTGCCGGTGGCCCTGGAGGCCGCCCGCGCGGCCGAGGCCGAGGGCTGGGACCTGGAGGTCGTCGACCTGCGGACGATCGTCCCGTTCGACGACGCGGCGGTCGTCGCGTCCGTCCGCCGGACGGGACGGTGCGTCGTCGTCAGCGAGGCCGCCGGTTTCGCGGGCGTCGGCGCGGAGATCGCGGCGCGCGTCCAGGAGCGCTGCTTCCACAGCCTGCAGGCGCCGGTGCTGCGGGTGACGGGGTTCGACATCCCCTACCCGCCGCCGATGCTGGAGCGGCATCACCTGCCGAGCGCGGACCGGATCCTCGACGCGCTCGACCGCCTCCAGCGCGACGACCGGCCCGATACCCGGTTCCTCGGCCTGGGCGGCGCCGCGTGAACGCGACCGTGTTCCGCCTCCCTGACCTGGGCGAGGGCCTGACGGAGGCCGAGATCCTGGAGTGGAAGGTGTCCGTGGGGGACTCCGTCGCCGTCGACCAGGACGTTGTGGTGGTGGAGACGGCCAAGGCGGCCGTCGACGTCCCGATCCCGATCGCGGGCACCGTGGCGAGGCTGTGCGCCGACGCCGGGGCCGTCGTGGGCGTGGGCTCCCCGCTCATCGAGATCACCGCCGAGGACGCCGCGTCCGGGCGGCGCGATCTGCCCCGCGAGTCGCACCGCGAGCAGCACCGCGAGTCGCACCGGGAGGAGGAGCGCGCCGGGTCGGGGAACGTCCTCGTCGGCTACGGGACGGGTGCCGCCCAACGATCCCGCCGCCGCGCCGCCAAAGCCGCACCCTCCGCAGGTGCGAAGGCAACGGGCGCGAACGCGACGGGTGCCACGGACGCGGGACGGGAGGCTCCGCGCGTCATCTCGCCCGTCGTCCGGCGGCTGGCCAAGGACCACGGTGTGGACGTCGCGGCGCTGGCCCCGAGCGGACCCGGAGGCGTGGTGCTCAGGCGCGATGTGGACGCCGCCATCGCCGGCGCGGCCGCGCCCCGGCCGGACGAGACGTCCGATGTGCTGCGGATACCCCTCACGGGGACGCGGCGGGCGGTCGCCGACAAGGTGGCGCGCAGCCGCCGGGAGATCCCCGACGCGAGCACGTGGGTGGACGTCGACGCCACGCCGCTGCTGGAGCTCAAGGAGGAGATCGGCCGGGCCGACCCGGGGGCGCGCGTCGGGATACTGGCGCTACTCGCGCGGATCTGCGTTGCGGGGCTCCGGCGGTTCCCGCAGCTCAACGCCCATCTCGACACCGAGCGGGGAGAGATCGTCCAGGTGCCGTGGGTGCACCTGGGGTTCGCGGCGCAGACCGATCGGGGCCTCGTGGTGCCGGTCGTCCGCGACGCGCACCGGCTCACGCTCGCCGAGCTGGCCGCGGAGCTGCGGCGGCGGACGGACGACGCGCGCGCGAACCGCCTCGCCCCGGGCGACCTCACCGGCGGGACGTTCACGCTCAACAACTACGGCGTGTTCGGCGTGGACGGCTCGACGCCGATCATCAACCATCCCGAGGCCGCCATGCTCGGCGTCGGGCGGATCGCCGACAGGCCCTGGGCGTACGGCGGCGAGGTGCGGCTGAGGAAGGTCGCGCAGCTGTCGTTCACCTTCGACCACCGGATCTGCGACGGAGGCGTCGCGGGCGGTTTCCTGCGGTTCGTCGCCGACTGCGTGGAGCGTCCTGGGGTGCTGGTCACGCACCTGTAGCGGGCACGGGGCGGCCGGCGGGCGCCGTCCGCGGCGGGGGTCGGCGCAGCCCGTCGAAGGCCATCGCGCACACGGCGTCGGCGATCTCGGCGCCGCCGGAGCCGCCGCGCGGGCGGTACCACTCGGACAGCGAGTTGACCAGGCCGAACAGCAGGCGGGCGACGATCGCCGGGTCGATGTCGGGGCGGATGTCGCCCTCGGCCCCCGCCTCGGCGACCAGCCCGGACACCATGCGGTCGAACTCGCGGCGGCGGGCGAGCGCGCGCTTCTCGACGGCGGTGTTGCCGCGCACCCGCAGCAGGAGCGTGACGAACGGGAGCCGCTCGACGAGGACGGCGACGCTGGCGCGGACGAGATGCTCCAGCCGGTCGATCGCGCGCCCGTCCACGGCGGCTGCCTCGTCGGCGGCGGCGAACAGGCCGTCCAGCGCGCGGTCGACGGCGAGCTGGAGGAGCTCGTCCTTGCCGGTGACGTGGTGGTAGATCGCCGACTTGCTGATGCCGAGCCGTTTGGACAGCTCGTCCATGCTCGTGCCGTCGTAGCCGCGCTCGTTGAACACCGTGACGGCGACCCGGAGCAGGGATTCCCTGTCGTAGCCGGGACGTCCCGGACGTCCCGGACGTCCCGGCCGCCCCTGCCGCGTCGCGCGGCCGTCGTCCACGTCTCCCACGGCGGTCATTATCGCAGCAGGCCGGGCCTCAGGGCTTCTCGGGGGCGCCTCCCGCGAGGTAATATCCGACTGAACGGACGGTCGGTAATTCGGTGGTTCCGAGACGGGAGGGCCCGCGCATGGCTCCGCTGCCCAGTTACGTGTCCGGCGGCTGGCATCGTCCGAAGGACGAGGGCGCGCCGCTCGCGGACGCGGTGACCGGCGAGGAGATCGGCCGGATCTCCGCGTCCGGCATCGACCGCGGCGCGGTGCTGGAACACGGGCGGCGGGTGGGCGGCCCGGCGCTGCGTGAGCTGACGTTCCACCAGCGTGCGGCGCTGCTCAAGGCACTGGCGCTGCACCTGCGCGAGCACCGGGACGAGCTGTACGCGCTCTCCGCCCGCACCGGCGCGACGCTCACCGATTCGCGGATCGACGTGGACGGCGGCATCGGCGTCCTGTTGTCGTACGCGAGCAAGGGCAAGCGCGAGCTGCCGAACGACACCGTCCTGATCGAGGGGGACGTGGAGCCGCTCGGCAAGGGCGGCACGTTCGCCGGACGGCACCTCCTCGTGCCGCTCCAGGGCGTCGCCGTGCAGATCAACGCCTTCAACTTCCCGGTCTGGGGGCCGCTGGAGAAGCTCGCGCCCGCGTTCCTCGCCGGGATGCCGACCCTGGTCAAGCCCGCGGCGCAGACCGCGTACCTGACCGCGCGCCTGGTGGAGCTGATCATCGCGTCCGGCATCCTCCCCGAGGGGACACTCCAGTTGCTCTGCGGTGACGCCGGTGACCTCCTCGACCACCTGACCGAGCAGGACGCGGTGGCGTTCACCGGTTCTGCCGCGACCGCGCGCACGCTGCGCACGCACCCGGTCGTCGTCGGGCGCTCCGTCCGGTTCAACGCCGAGGCCGACTCGCTGAACTGCTCGATCCTCGGCCCGGACGCCCGTCCGGGGACGGCCGAATTCGACCTGTTCGTCCGCCAGCTCGTCACCGAGATGACGGTGAAGGCGGGGCAGAAGTGCACGGCCATCCGCCGCGCGCTCGTCCCTGCCCGCCTGCTGGACGAGGTGGCGGAGGCGGCGGCGGAGCGGCTCGCGCGCGTGACGGTCGGCGACCCGCGCGACCCGGACGTCCGGATGGGCGCGCTCGCCGGGCTGGAGCAGCGCGAGGAGGTCCGCCGCGGGCTGAAGCCGCTGCTGGACGCCGGCCGGATCGTGTTCGGCGACCCCGTGACCGTGGACGTCGTCGGCGCCGACCCCGAGCGCGGCGCGTTCATGTCGCCGATCCTGCTGCGCGCCGACGACGCCGGGCGCCCCGAGCCGCACGAGGTCGAGGCGTTCGGCCCGGTCAGCACCCTGCTGCCCTACTCCTCGGTGGACGAGGCCGTCGCGCTGGCGGCGCGCGGGCGGGGCAGCCTGGTCGGCTCCGTCGTCACCGCCGACCCGGCCTTCGCGCGCCGCGTCGTCCTCGGCGCCGCGCCCTGGCACGGGCGGCTGCTCGTGCTGAACGAGGAGGACGCGAAGGAGTCCACCGGGCACGGGTCGCCGCTCCCGGCCCTCGTCCACGGCGGCCCCGGTCGGGCGGGCGGCGGCGAGGAGATGGGCGGGATCCGCGGCGTCGCACACCACATGCGGCGCACCGCCGTGCAGGCAGGGCCGGCGATGCTCACCGCCATCACCGGACGCTGGACACCGGGCGCGCCGCACACGCGCACCGACGTCCACCCGTTCCGCAAGCACCTGGAGGAACTGCGCATAGGCGACACGGTCGTCGCGGGTCCCCGGACGGTCACGCTCGACGACATCGAGCACTTCGCCGAGTTCACCGGTGACACCTTCTACGCCCACATGGACGAGGACGCCGCCAAGGCCAACCCGTTCTTCGGCGGCCGGGTCGCGCACGGCTACCTCGTGGTGTCGTTCGCGGCAGGGCTGTTCGTCTCGCCCGAACCCGGTCCCGTCCTAGCGAACTACGGGCTGGAAAAGCTCCGGTTCCTTGCGCCGACCTTCCCCGGCGACGAGCTGACGGTGACGCTCACCGCCAAGCAGATCACCCCGCGCGAGGACGCCGCCTACGGCGAGGTGCGCTGGGACACCCGGGTCACCCGGGGGGACGGCGAGACCGTCGCCGCGTACGACGTGCTGACCCTGGTCGCAAAACGCCCGGAAGGGGAGTGACATGACCGTTCCCGACACCCAGGCGCCGCCGGCGGACGGCGTGGAGGCCCACTTCGAGCGGACCATCGAGCGCGACCAGCGCGTCGAGCCGCGCGACTGGATGCCCGGCAGGTACCGGACGACCATGGTCCGGCAGATCGCCCAGCACGCCCACTCGGAGATCATCGGGATGCAGCCGGAGGGCGCCTGGATCACCCGCGCGCCGTCCCTGCGGCGCAAGGCGATCCTGCTGGCCAAGGTGCAGGACGAGGCGGGCCACGGGCTGTACCTGTACTCGGCCGCCGAGACGCTCGGCGCCGACCGCGCGGACCTGACCCGCAGGCTCATCTCCGGCCGCCAGAAGTACTCGTCGATCTTCAACTACCCGACGACGACGTTCGCGGACGTCGGCGTGATCGGCTGGCTGGTGGACGGCGCCGCCATCTGCAACCAGGTGCCGCTGTGCCGCAGCTCCTACGGCCCGTACGCGCGGGCGATGGTCAGGATCTGCAAGGAGGAGTCGTTCCACCAGCGGCAGGGCTACGAGATGCTGATGTGCCTGATGCGCGGCACGCCCGCCCAGCGGGAGATGGTGCAGGACGCGGTGGACCGCTGGTGGTGGCCGTCGCTGATGATGTTCGGCCCCCCGGACGCCGACTCCACGCACACCGCGCAGTCCATGGCCTGGAAGATCAAGCGGCACACCAACGACGAGCTGCGGCAGCGGTTCGTGGACATGACCGTCCCGCAGGCGCGCGCGCTGGGGGTGACGCTGCCCGATCCCGACCTGCGGTGGAACGAGGAGCGCGGGCACCACGACTTCGGCGAGATCGACTGGTCGGAGCTCAAGCGCGTCATCAGCGGTGACGGCCCGTGCAACGCCGAGCGGATCGAGGTGCGCCGCGCCGCGCACGAGGACGGCGCCTGGGTCCGCGAGGCCGCCGCCGCCCACGCGGCGAAACAGGCCGACACCGCGGGACGCGAGGGGATGGAGGCGTGATGGAGGACGGCGAGACCACCGTCGACGCGGGCTGGCCGCTCTACGAGGTGTTCGTCCGGGGGAAGCGGGGCCTGAACCACGTGCACGTCGGGTCGCTGCGCGCCGCCGACGGCGAGATGGCGCTGCGGAGCGCCCGCGACCTGTACACCAGGCGCAACGAGGGCGTCAGCATCTGGGTGGTGCGGGCACGCGACATCACCGCGTCCAGCCCGGACGAGAAGGACCCGTTCTTCGCCCCAAGCGGCGACAAGGTCTACCGGCACCCGACTTTCTACGACATTCCCGACGACGTCCCGCACATGTGAGGCCCGATGTCCTTCGACAACGCACTCGGAGCGATCACCGAGGAGAACGACGAGGCGCGCTGGGCGTTCGGCACCGGCTTCCACGACCCGCTCGCGGGGGTCGACACGTCCGTCCCGGACGGGGTCGGACGCGCCGACCTGGCCACCTACTGCCTGATGCTCGGCGACGACGCGCTGGTCATGTCGCACCGGCTCCAGGAGTGGTGCACGCACGCCCCCGAGCTGGAGGAGGAGGTCGCACTGGCCAACATCGCCCTCGACCTGCTCGGCCAGGCGCGGCTCCTGCTCACACGCGCCGGGGCGGCCGAGGGCGCCGGACGCGACGAGGACGACCTCGCCTACTTCCGGGACGCGGCGGAGTTCCGCAACGTCCGGTTCGTGGAGGCGCCGAACGGCGACTTCGCGCACTCCATCGTCCGCCTGCTGATGTTCTCGACCTGGCGGCTCGCGCTGCTGGACCGCCTCACCGCGTCCCGCGACCCCGTCCTCGCCGCGGTCGCCGCCAAGGGCGTGAAGGAGGTCGCCTACCACCGCGACCACGCCGCGCTGTGGACGATCCGCCTCGGCGACGGCACCGCGACGTCCCACGACCGGACGCGGCGGGCGCTGGAGGCGCTCTGGCCGGAGACCGGCGAGCTGTTCGGCGTGCACGGGGTCGAGCACCGGATGGCCGACGCGGGCGTGGGCGCGGACCCGTCCGGCGCGCGCGCGGAGTTCGGCGACGTCCTCGACCAGGTGCTGCGGACCGCGACGCTGCCGCGTCCGGACCCCGTGCCGCCGTCGGTGTCCGGGCGCGCCGGGTCGCACACCGGGGCGCTGGACGACCTGCTCGCCGAACTCCAGGGCCTGGCCCGCGCGCATCCCGGGGCGACGTGGTGAGCGGCCCGACGCCCGGCGCCGAGGGCGCGCGCGCGGCCGCCGAGACGGTCACCGACCCCGAGCTGCCGATGCTGACCCTCGCCGACCTCGGCGTCCTGCGGGACGTGCGCGTGGACGGCGGGCACGTGGAGATCACCATCACCCCCACCTACACCGGCTGCCCTGCCCTGGACGCGATGCGCGCCGACCTGCGGGCCCGGCTCGCCGACGCCGGGTACCGCGACGTCCGCGTCCGCACCGTCCTCGACCCGCCGTGGACGACCGACTGGATCACCGAGCGCGGGCGCGGGAAGCTCGCCGCGGCCGGGGTGTCGCCCCCCGGCCCCGCGCCGCGCCGGGCCACCGGGCCGATCCCGCTCACCCTGGGCCCGCCACGCCGGATCCCCTGCCCCCGCTGCGGTTCCGCGGACACCGTGCGGCTGTCCCGGTTCGGCGCGACCGCCTGCAAGTCCCTGCACCGCTGCGGCGGCTGCGGGGAGCCGTTCGAGCACGTCAAGGAGATCTGAATGACGGCCGTGGACGAGCAGGGCACCATCCCCGCCGCCCGCGCGCGCGGCGGCTTCCACGCGCTGCGCGTCGTGTCCGTCGAGCGGCTGTGCGACGACGCGGTCGCGGTCACCTTCGACGTGCCCGCCGCGCTGGCCGCCGAGTACGCCTTCACGCCCGGCCAGTTCCTCACCCTCCGCCGCCGCGTCCGCGGACGGGAGGAGCGGCGGTCCTACTCGATCTGCTCCCCGGCGGGCGCCGCGCCGCGCATCGGCGTCCGCGAGATCCCGTTCGGGATGTTCTCGTCCTGGCTGGTCCGCGAGGTGCGGCCGGGCGACGTGATCGACGTGCTGCCGCCGTCGGGGACCTTCACGCTCCGCTCCGGGACGGGCGCGCACCACGTGCTGATCGCCGCCGGGTCGGGGATCACGCCCGTGCTGTCGATCGCCGCGTCCGCGCTGGCCGACCCGTCCTGCCGGGTGACGGTCCTGTACGGCAACCGGCGCAGCGGCACGGTCATGTTCGCCGACGACCTGGCCGACCTCAAGGACGCCCACCCGGACCGGTTCGACCTCGTGCACGTGCTGTCCCAGGAGCCGCGCGAGGCGGAGCTGTTCACCGGGCGCCTGGACGCCCCCAGGCTTCGGACACTGTTGCCGCGGCTGGTCCCCGTCCGGGATGTCGGCCACTGGTGGCTGTGCGGCCCGTTCGGGATGGTGACGGGGGCGCGGGACGTCCTCGCCGGCCTGGGCGTGCCGCGCGACCGCGTCCACCAGGAGCTGTTCCACGTTGACGAGCCGCCGCCCGGGCCGGACCGTCCCGCCCCGGTGATCACGGGCCCTGCCAGCGACGTCACGATCGTCCTGGACGGACGGTCCACGACCACGACGCAGCCGCGGGACGCGACCGTCCTGGACGCCGCCCAGCGGGTCCGCCCGGACCTGCCGTTCGCCTGCAAGGGCGGCGTCTGCGGGACCTGCCGGGCCAAGGTCGTCGAAGGAGCGGCCGACATGCGCCGCAACTTCGCGCTCGATCCCGCGGAGGTCGCCGCCGGCTACGTCCTGACCTGCCAGTCCACGCCCGCGACCGACCGGCTCAAGATCGACTACGACGGCTGACCTGGAGAGGTGACAACCGCGCCTGGGTGGGCACAAGGGCTCTACGACGCACCTCGAGGAGGCGGGCTCGTGACCATCTCAGGGATCATCACAGCGATCATCATCGGAGCGATCATCGGAGCGCTGGGACGGCTGATACTGCCGGGCCGCCAGCCGATCGGGATCCTGCTCACCATCGGCATCGGCATCGTGGCCGCCCTGATCGGCACCGCCATAGCGCAGAAGGTCGGCGTGGACACCACCGACGGCGTCGACTGGATCGAACTGGTCTTCCAGATCGGGCTCGCCGTCATCGGCGTCGCCGTGGTCGCCTCGCTGAAACGGCGCCGCGACACCAGACACCACTGACCACCCGCAAATTCCGGACCACTCCCACCACCGGCAGTGGCCGGTCCATGCCAGTTCGCATCGTGCCGGTCACCGGCTGCTCACGAGGTGCCATCCTCGGTGGAGGCCGCTCCCGACCGTGATCACGTGGTCACGGTGGCCGCCCAGCCTCCGGCCGAACGGGAGTGGCACATGCAGCAGATGCTCAAGGGATCCAACGTCGGCCTGGCGGCCCTGACCGAGGCGGCGGGCCCGGTGACCGTGGCGCTGCGCTGGTCCGACCCGTCCGGGACGGGCGAGGCGGATGTCGCGGCGCTGCTGGCCGCGGCGTCCGGCAAGGTCCGGGGGGACGAGGACTTCGTCTTCTACAACCAGCCCGCCACCCCCGACGGCTCCGTCCAGCTCCTCGGCAAGTCACCGACCGCCGGAGGGAGCGAGGACCGGATCCTCTTGGACCTCGCGGCCCTGCCGTTAGAGGTGGAGCGGGTCGTCGTGACGGCGAGCCGATACGCGGGCGCGACGTTCGGCGCCCTTTCCGACCTCGGCCTGACCCTCTACGACAGCTCCGGTGCGGCCTTGCTCGGATTCGACATCGGTGACGCTGCGGCGGAGACCGCCTTCGTGTTCGGTGAGCTGTACCGGCGGGGCGATACCTGGAAGTTCCGGGCGGTGGGGTAGGGGTACGAGTCGGGGCTCGCGGGCCTGGCCGCCGACTTCGGCATCAGCGTCGACGACGGCGACGAGGAGGGACGCGAGGACGGCGCCCAGGATGAGGACGGCATCCAAGACGAGGGCGGGGGCGTCCAGGGCGAGGGCGATGCCGTGCCCGACCCGGCTCCCGTCCCCGCCTCGGCCGCGGCGGAGCGGGCGGACGCGGCGCGGCAGGCAGTCCCCGCGAAGAGCGGACGGGTGCGGACCGCGAAGAAGCGGAGCACGCTGCCGAAGGCGCCGAAGGCCGACCTCGCCGATCACCCCGCGTGGCAGGGCGCGCGGTTGTTCCCGGTAGCGGGCCTCCGCAATGACCACGAGCGGGAGGCGCGGGCCACCTCCACCTTGCTGGCGGTG carries:
- the paaE gene encoding 1,2-phenylacetyl-CoA epoxidase subunit PaaE, producing MTAVDEQGTIPAARARGGFHALRVVSVERLCDDAVAVTFDVPAALAAEYAFTPGQFLTLRRRVRGREERRSYSICSPAGAAPRIGVREIPFGMFSSWLVREVRPGDVIDVLPPSGTFTLRSGTGAHHVLIAAGSGITPVLSIAASALADPSCRVTVLYGNRRSGTVMFADDLADLKDAHPDRFDLVHVLSQEPREAELFTGRLDAPRLRTLLPRLVPVRDVGHWWLCGPFGMVTGARDVLAGLGVPRDRVHQELFHVDEPPPGPDRPAPVITGPASDVTIVLDGRSTTTTQPRDATVLDAAQRVRPDLPFACKGGVCGTCRAKVVEGAADMRRNFALDPAEVAAGYVLTCQSTPATDRLKIDYDG
- a CDS encoding GlsB/YeaQ/YmgE family stress response membrane protein, whose translation is MTISGIITAIIIGAIIGALGRLILPGRQPIGILLTIGIGIVAALIGTAIAQKVGVDTTDGVDWIELVFQIGLAVIGVAVVASLKRRRDTRHH
- a CDS encoding TerD family protein; this encodes MEAAPDRDHVVTVAAQPPAEREWHMQQMLKGSNVGLAALTEAAGPVTVALRWSDPSGTGEADVAALLAAASGKVRGDEDFVFYNQPATPDGSVQLLGKSPTAGGSEDRILLDLAALPLEVERVVVTASRYAGATFGALSDLGLTLYDSSGAALLGFDIGDAAAETAFVFGELYRRGDTWKFRAVG